The following DNA comes from Candidatus Dormiibacterota bacterium.
GGAGTGGATCAGCGCCGCGGCCGGCGCCGGTGCCTGGGCGCTGCCCGGCAGCCACACGTGCAGCGGGAAGATCGCCGATTTTGCCGCCGCGGCGATGAAGACGAGGATCGCCATGATGAAGAGGCCGTTCGAGCCGACGCGCCCGCCGGTGTACTGGCCCGCCAGCGTCTGGAAGTTGAGCTCGCTGAAACGAAAGTAGATGTAAGCGACGGCGGCGAGCAGCGCGAGGTCACCGATCGCCGAGATGATGAAGGCGCGGGTGGCGGCGGACGTCGCTTCCTCGCGCTGCCACCAGTGAGCGATCAACAGGTAGGTCGACACCGTCACCATCCCGAAGAACAGCAGCATTTCGAAGTAGCTGAGCGACAGCGTCACACCCAACATCGCGAAGGTGGCGAAGAGAAGGACGCAGAAGAAGCGCACGACGCCATCCTCCCGGCGCATGAAGGAGAGGGCATAGACCTGGACGAGCAGACTCACCAGGACGACCGCGAGCCCCGCGCTCGCGGCCAGCGGATCCGCCAGGACCCCCCATGGCAACGTGAACTCGGAGGCAGCACCGGACTGCCCCGTGAAGAACTGAAGAAAGGTGGCCGGCCGCTCGAGGTGCAGGGGGTGGGCGACCTCGATCGCGACAACGAGCAGCGCGCAGATCAGCGAGGCCAGCGTGAAAATGATCGAGATCGCCGCACTCACTCGCCGCGAGTCGACGGTGAAGGCCAGAATGACGAGGAGCGCGACCAGCGGGAGCAGTAGCGCGAACTGCGCCAGCAGGGTAGGGCTCCAGGTGTCGAGTGGCCCTTTGGGCGCCGCGGCAAGCAGGCTGAGCATCACGTCCGCGACCCTTACCCGCGGTCCGCGTCGATAGCCAAGCTCCGGTGTTCACGGTAGATCAGCGCCGCCATCGCAAGCCCGACGGCGAGCTCGGCGACGGCCGTCGCGCCGGCGAAGATCGCGACCGCTGCGCCCGACGTCGCATTCCCCGCACCGAGTCCGAAGCGGGCAAACGCGATGAACGCGATGCATCCGGCGATGAACATGAACTGGGTGCCAATCAGCATCAGCACGGCGCTGCGCCTGGCGATGACCGCGAAGGCGCCGACCGCGAAGAGCGCCGCCGAGGCTGCCAGGATCAGGTTGAGCCCCGCGTTCATCGGCGTGACCCGCGCGCTCGATCGCGCTCTCTGGTGGAGGGCAGGGTGGGGGCCGCGAGCAGCAGTCCGCTGCCCAGCGCGGCGGAGGCGAGGATGACAACCAGGACCGCCAGGCCAACGACGTAGGTATTGGTCAGCGTCGCGCCGAATCCGGTCGCCGCGCTCGTGGTCGCGCGAATCGGCCACGACGTGGTCGCGATGACCACGATCAGCAACGCCAGCAGGGCCGCGGCCACGGCTCCCCCGACGATCCAATCACGGCTGAAGGGCTCCTGGGTCGACTCCAATCCGGCCGTTTGGCGTAGCAGACCGACCAGGAGCGCCGCGCTGACCGTCGTGAAGACCAGCAGCTGGGCCGCGAACAACAGGAAGGGGGCAATCGTGAGATAGAGCAGCGCGACGAGCACCATGGTCGCGGCGAAGGCGCCGATGGCGTAGAGCGTGTTTCGAAGCACCACGCTCGCCAGTGCGCTCGCCAACATCAGCAGCAGGACCGCGTAGATCAGGATCACCAGCGGCGCCGAGGTGATGGGTTGCGGCAGGGCGCCGTTCAGCAGCACGGGCTGAGATTCTATCAACGCCGTCGGCAGGCGCTCAGCGACTGTCCCAGCGGGGTTGCCCTTTTGGGTATCCGTTCGTGCAATTTTCGGCTGGTAGGCCCTGGTGGCTAGAAATCACTCGTTGTTGCGGCTACGCTACCTGCACCGCGGTCCGTCTTCAGCGACAGACGCGGTCGGGCCTTTAAGGAGGGAACCATGGCTGTTGGAGGGAAGCGACCGGGTCGCGTGCTTATGATTGCCGCCGCTGCATTGCTCTGCGTCGGCTCCGGCGTAGCTGTCGGCCGGTTACCGGCGTGGGGCCAATTGGTCAAGGCGCCGGTTTCGGCGTCGTCGTCCCAGGCCTCCAACCACCACGCGGCTGCGCCGGTCCAGGGGATCACGGTCCACGGATGGTGGACGATCAACGTACTGGACCGGAGTGGGCGGTTGGTCGCGTCGCGCCAGCTCGAGAACGCGCTCACAACTGGTTCGTACAGCGGTGATCAGGTGCTTGCCCTGTTGCTGACGCGCCAGAGGTCGATGGGTGCGTGGGAGCTCCTCGCTTATTACGCGAACAGCGCGAGTGCGGTAGTGCTTAGCAATGCGACGGACGATCTTGGCCTTAACGGTCCCCTGGACGTCAGCGGCGCTACCCCCGGGCACGTCATCTTGAGCGGGAGCTACACGGCGCAGGCGGACATCAGCTTCAATAAGGTCTTGACAGGCATGTACCCGTGCCAGGCATCAACCGCGCCGGCCACTTGCCTATTTGCCTCCACGGGCATCTATTCCAGCTTCACGTCCACAATTCTTTCGCCACAAGTTCTGGTATCGAACGGCCAGATCGTTCAGTTCAAGGTGGATATCAGCTTCTCCTAATCCACTACTTAAGAGATCGAGGACGTCGATGAGGAGGAAGTTCGCTTGGGCGTTCCCGGCGATCTTTGCCGTGTCCGCGGCGGCCAGCGCGCTGACGGCGCACGCAAGTGTTCCGCAGCTGCTGAACCAGCTGGAAGCCATCGTAGTGCACGACGTGGTGGGGCTGGTGGGCTCTGTGCTCTCCAACCAGAGCGAGCCCGTTGCTGTGACCGATACGGTCAGTCTGGTCCCGGCCGCCCTCACGAGAGATGCCGAGCTAATCCACGTAGGCGATGCGGTACTCCTGATGCCGGCGGTTCGGCTTACGGTTTCCGAGGCGATCAGGGTCACGGACGTGATCCCGGACGTGACGCCGCCGACGGTCACATTGACGACGAAACCCGCGAATCCGACCAAGTCCAACCAGGCGACCTTTACATGGACGATCACCGATCCCGACAACAGCAGCGGCTTCACCTCCTTCTGCAAGCTCGACACAGGCAGCTTCGGATCGTGCGTGTCAGGCGTCGCCTACACACAGCTCAGCGACGGCCAGCACACCTTCACGGTCCGCGCGGCGGATGCCGCGGGGAACCGCAGTCAGGACGTCAGCTACGCCTGGCAGGTGGACACGACGGCGCCGACCATCC
Coding sequences within:
- a CDS encoding NADH-quinone oxidoreductase subunit K: MNAGLNLILAASAALFAVGAFAVIARRSAVLMLIGTQFMFIAGCIAFIAFARFGLGAGNATSGAAVAIFAGATAVAELAVGLAMAALIYREHRSLAIDADRG